From Pseudonocardia autotrophica, one genomic window encodes:
- a CDS encoding SDR family oxidoreductase, producing the protein MTDLTLSGRAALVTGGSRGIGYGIAAGLLARGASVTITGRRAPELAEAAAALADETGTDPARVLAVPGNAGDAAHRAEVADRTVETFGSLDVLINNAGVNPQYGPLVDADLAAVRKIFEVNVVAALGFVQQAHRAWMGEHGGSVVNVASVGGLRPTGVIGAYGASKAALIKLTEELAGQLGPGIRVNAVAPAVVKTRFAEALYAHDEAGVAAGYPMKRLGVPSDVADAVAFLVSDAASWITGETLRIDGGSLATGRNV; encoded by the coding sequence ATGACCGATCTCACCTTGTCCGGGCGGGCGGCGCTGGTCACCGGCGGCTCCCGCGGCATCGGGTACGGCATCGCGGCGGGGCTGCTCGCCCGCGGCGCGTCGGTGACGATCACCGGGCGGCGCGCGCCGGAGCTGGCCGAGGCCGCCGCCGCGCTCGCCGACGAGACCGGCACCGACCCGGCGCGGGTGCTCGCCGTGCCGGGCAACGCCGGCGACGCGGCGCACCGTGCCGAGGTCGCCGACCGGACCGTCGAGACCTTCGGTTCGCTCGACGTGCTGATCAACAACGCCGGCGTCAACCCGCAGTACGGCCCGCTGGTCGACGCCGACCTGGCAGCGGTCCGGAAGATCTTCGAGGTCAACGTGGTCGCCGCGCTGGGGTTCGTGCAGCAGGCGCACCGGGCCTGGATGGGTGAGCACGGCGGATCGGTGGTGAACGTGGCCTCGGTCGGCGGACTGCGGCCGACCGGGGTGATCGGCGCCTACGGCGCCTCGAAGGCCGCCCTGATCAAGCTGACCGAGGAGCTGGCCGGGCAGCTCGGGCCGGGGATCCGGGTGAACGCGGTCGCCCCCGCGGTGGTGAAGACCCGGTTCGCCGAGGCGCTGTACGCGCACGACGAGGCGGGGGTCGCCGCCGGCTACCCGATGAAGCGGCTCGGTGTGCCGTCAGACGTCGCCGACGCCGTCGCCTTCCTGGTCTCCGACGCCGCGTCCTGGATCACCGGCGAGACACTGCGGATCGACGGTGGCAGCCTGGCCACCGGCCGGAACGTCTGA
- a CDS encoding TetR/AcrR family transcriptional regulator: protein MPRVSTDQLAARRRQILDGARTCFADHGYEGATVRRLEQYTRLSRGAIFHYFRDKEALFLALAEQDATRMADVVAEQGLVQVMRDLLDTDSDRSWLGTRLEVSRRLRTEPEFRARWQEHSVALTAATRARLERQAGAGALRDDVPVPVLAQYLELVLEGLVSHLAMGLPTDDLDAVLDVVENGVRAVTRAP, encoded by the coding sequence ATGCCCCGCGTCAGCACGGACCAGCTCGCCGCCCGGCGCAGGCAGATCCTGGACGGTGCCCGGACCTGCTTCGCCGATCACGGCTACGAGGGCGCCACCGTCCGCCGCCTGGAGCAGTACACCCGGCTGTCCAGGGGAGCGATCTTCCACTACTTCCGGGACAAGGAGGCGCTGTTCCTGGCGCTGGCCGAGCAGGACGCCACCCGGATGGCCGACGTCGTCGCCGAGCAGGGCCTGGTTCAGGTCATGCGCGACCTGCTCGACACCGACTCCGACCGCAGCTGGCTGGGCACCCGGCTCGAGGTCTCCCGGCGGCTGCGCACCGAACCGGAGTTCCGGGCCCGCTGGCAGGAGCACTCGGTGGCGCTCACCGCGGCGACCCGGGCCCGCCTCGAACGCCAGGCCGGCGCCGGTGCGCTGCGCGACGACGTGCCGGTCCCGGTGCTCGCGCAGTACCTCGAGCTGGTCCTGGAGGGGCTGGTGTCGCACCTGGCGATGGGCCTGCCCACCGACGATCTCGACGCCGTCCTGGACGTCGTGGAGAACGGGGTGCGCGCGGTCACCCGCGCTCCCTGA
- a CDS encoding lycopene cyclase family protein: MRRTEAAVDVLVLGGGPAGRALAGACAAHGLRTALADPAPDLPWSATYCAWPEELPADLPRSVLAARPRARAVLPGGGGDRDLGPYAVLDTAGLRAHLDSRLGGVTVLAGRADAGDLCPGGGRYRVSLRAPGAGSGAPGDRDRAGGVGTQGAPAAAGSSPVPAAADALVVDTALVVDATGAPSRLRPVAGPAAEQTAYGVVVPADVARPVLAPGEAVFMDWRPPGPGSAPGWTDWPTFLYAVPYGDGTVLLEETSLARRPGLPLPELRERLTARLAGLGIAVPGDAPVERVRFPVDSPRAAAHPVPFGAATPLVHPATGFSVAPALRLAPEVAAVLGRHLPADPAAAVSAATGLLWSPSARMVHQLRRHGLQTVLDLPARLVPGFFDAFFAGRSGRAFLTGREDLPGTLAGMAGVFRAAPAPVKGHMLRSAVRFRPVG; encoded by the coding sequence GTGCGACGCACGGAAGCGGCGGTGGACGTGCTCGTGCTCGGCGGCGGCCCGGCCGGCCGGGCGCTCGCCGGAGCGTGTGCGGCGCACGGCCTGCGGACCGCGCTCGCCGATCCCGCCCCGGACCTGCCGTGGAGTGCCACCTACTGCGCCTGGCCGGAGGAGCTGCCCGCCGACCTGCCCCGCTCGGTGCTGGCCGCCCGGCCGCGGGCACGGGCGGTGCTGCCCGGTGGCGGCGGCGACCGGGACCTGGGTCCGTACGCGGTGCTGGACACCGCGGGCCTGCGCGCCCATCTGGACTCCCGGCTCGGCGGGGTGACCGTCCTCGCCGGGCGGGCGGACGCCGGGGACCTGTGCCCCGGCGGCGGCCGGTACCGGGTCTCCTTGCGGGCGCCGGGAGCCGGATCGGGCGCGCCGGGTGACCGGGACCGCGCGGGCGGCGTGGGGACCCAGGGTGCGCCGGCCGCAGCGGGCTCGTCGCCGGTACCGGCCGCAGCCGACGCCCTGGTCGTCGACACCGCGCTCGTCGTCGATGCCACCGGGGCCCCGTCGCGGCTGCGGCCGGTCGCCGGGCCGGCGGCCGAGCAGACCGCGTACGGCGTCGTCGTCCCGGCGGACGTGGCTCGTCCGGTCCTCGCGCCCGGCGAGGCGGTGTTCATGGACTGGCGCCCTCCCGGCCCCGGGAGCGCACCCGGCTGGACCGACTGGCCGACGTTCCTCTACGCCGTCCCCTACGGCGACGGGACGGTCCTGCTGGAGGAGACGTCGCTGGCGCGGCGGCCCGGACTCCCGCTCCCCGAGCTGCGGGAGCGCCTGACGGCGCGGCTGGCCGGGCTCGGTATCGCGGTGCCCGGCGACGCCCCGGTGGAGCGGGTCCGGTTCCCGGTCGACTCGCCTCGCGCGGCGGCGCATCCGGTGCCGTTCGGTGCGGCGACGCCGCTCGTGCACCCGGCGACCGGGTTCAGCGTCGCCCCCGCGTTGCGGCTCGCCCCGGAGGTGGCGGCCGTACTGGGCCGGCACCTTCCGGCCGACCCGGCCGCAGCGGTGTCGGCGGCGACCGGGCTGCTGTGGTCGCCGTCGGCGCGGATGGTGCACCAGCTGCGCCGGCACGGATTGCAGACCGTGCTCGACCTGCCGGCCCGGCTGGTGCCGGGCTTCTTCGACGCCTTCTTCGCGGGCCGCAGCGGACGGGCGTTCCTCACCGGCCGCGAGGACCTGCCCGGGACACTCGCCGGGATGGCGGGCGTGTTCCGGGCAGCGCCCGCACCGGTCAAGGGACACATGCTTCGTTCGGCCGTACGATTTCGCCCGGTCGGGTGA
- the egtC gene encoding ergothioneine biosynthesis protein EgtC — MCRHLAHLGPPRTLAEVLLEPPHGLLRQSYAPADMRGGGTINADGFGAGWYPADSAEPARIRSARPLWADTSFAALAAATRSGAVLGAVRSATVGMPVVETAAAPFTDGRWLFSHNGVVRGWPGSLAGAAARLPVTDLLTLDAPTDSAILWALVRARLRTGEDPADVLADTCASVERDAPDSRLNLLLTDGATIWATAWRHALAVRTHDRDGGEATVASEPTHEFPDWTQVPDRYLVVARPGHHDLYPLTGP; from the coding sequence ATGTGCCGGCACCTGGCACACCTGGGGCCGCCGCGGACGCTGGCGGAGGTGCTGCTCGAACCTCCGCACGGTCTGCTCCGGCAGTCCTACGCGCCGGCCGACATGCGCGGCGGCGGCACCATCAACGCCGACGGTTTCGGCGCGGGCTGGTACCCGGCGGACTCGGCCGAGCCGGCGCGGATCCGCTCGGCCCGGCCGCTGTGGGCGGACACCTCGTTCGCGGCGCTGGCCGCGGCGACCCGCTCCGGTGCCGTGCTGGGGGCGGTCCGCTCGGCCACCGTCGGCATGCCGGTGGTGGAGACGGCGGCCGCGCCCTTCACCGACGGGCGCTGGCTGTTCAGCCACAACGGCGTCGTCCGGGGCTGGCCGGGGTCGCTGGCCGGCGCCGCGGCCCGGCTGCCGGTGACCGACCTGCTGACCCTGGACGCGCCGACCGACTCGGCGATCCTGTGGGCGCTGGTGCGGGCCCGGCTGCGGACCGGGGAGGATCCGGCCGACGTGCTCGCCGACACCTGCGCGTCCGTCGAGCGGGACGCCCCGGACTCACGGCTCAACCTGCTGCTCACCGACGGGGCCACGATCTGGGCGACCGCCTGGCGGCACGCGCTCGCGGTCCGTACGCACGACCGGGACGGCGGCGAGGCCACGGTGGCGTCCGAGCCGACCCACGAGTTCCCCGACTGGACGCAGGTGCCCGACCGGTACCTGGTGGTGGCCCGACCGGGGCACCACGACCTGTACCCGCTGACCGGGCCATGA
- the egtA gene encoding ergothioneine biosynthesis glutamate--cysteine ligase EgtA, with amino-acid sequence MTADDESVARGDGRLRSRAAAEAYVASVCFKHGPPALVGVEIEWMLHHPDRPGEPVDLDLLRAALGAHTPPALNPSSHGRPLPAGGIVTVEPGGQIEISSPPSDGLFPLVGDVTADAAHLHHLLARYGLAPHDRAADPIRPAQRLLDLPRYAAMESVFDRVGPHGRSGMCSTAAVQVCLDAGPADRIAARWAVLHELGPVLVAAFANSPVQHGRRTGWKSSRQACWLSLDPGRTAPPPVTDPDPAATWARRVVDTPLLCVRGTGTWSVPPGVTFADWAAGRVPDGILERPPTEADLDYHISTLFPPVRPHGHLEVRYVDGQPGDDWALPTAVLLALTSSDAVVDRVREICEPVRDDWVAAARDALADPGLAAAAAELFPLAHAVLSDGGHPLIDAPGPLLSRLREVTEHRVLRGRCPADDTFPLEDRTIDGAATTAVPFPPGLYLGDVAPDASGDPARNRSRIEEGVR; translated from the coding sequence GTGACAGCGGACGACGAGAGCGTCGCACGTGGGGACGGTCGGCTCCGGAGCAGAGCCGCGGCCGAGGCCTACGTCGCGTCGGTGTGCTTCAAACACGGCCCTCCTGCCCTGGTCGGCGTCGAGATCGAGTGGATGCTCCACCACCCGGACCGGCCCGGTGAGCCGGTCGACCTGGACCTGTTGCGCGCGGCGCTCGGCGCGCACACCCCACCCGCCCTGAACCCGTCCTCGCACGGCAGGCCGCTGCCGGCCGGGGGCATCGTCACCGTCGAGCCCGGTGGCCAGATCGAGATCTCCAGCCCGCCGTCGGACGGGCTCTTCCCGCTGGTCGGTGATGTGACCGCGGACGCAGCCCATCTCCATCACCTCCTCGCTCGGTACGGGCTGGCACCGCACGACCGCGCCGCCGATCCGATCCGCCCGGCGCAGCGCCTGCTCGATCTCCCGCGGTACGCCGCGATGGAGTCCGTGTTCGACCGGGTCGGTCCGCACGGGCGCAGCGGCATGTGCTCGACCGCCGCGGTCCAGGTGTGCCTGGACGCGGGGCCCGCCGACCGGATCGCCGCGCGCTGGGCGGTGCTGCACGAGCTCGGCCCGGTGCTGGTCGCGGCCTTCGCGAACTCCCCGGTCCAGCACGGCAGGCGCACCGGCTGGAAGTCGTCGCGCCAGGCGTGCTGGCTCAGCCTCGACCCGGGCCGCACCGCGCCACCGCCGGTGACCGACCCCGATCCGGCCGCGACCTGGGCCCGCAGGGTCGTCGACACCCCGCTGCTGTGCGTGCGCGGCACCGGGACCTGGTCGGTCCCGCCCGGGGTGACATTCGCCGACTGGGCCGCCGGGCGGGTGCCCGACGGCATCCTGGAGCGCCCGCCGACGGAGGCGGATCTCGACTACCACATCTCCACGCTGTTCCCGCCGGTCCGGCCGCACGGCCACCTCGAGGTGCGCTACGTCGACGGCCAGCCCGGCGACGACTGGGCGCTGCCGACGGCCGTGCTGCTGGCGCTGACCTCGTCGGACGCGGTCGTCGACCGGGTGCGCGAGATCTGCGAGCCGGTCCGCGACGACTGGGTGGCCGCGGCCCGCGACGCACTGGCGGATCCGGGACTGGCCGCTGCCGCCGCGGAACTGTTCCCGCTCGCCCACGCGGTGCTGTCCGACGGCGGGCACCCGCTGATCGACGCGCCGGGGCCGCTGCTGTCCCGGCTGCGCGAGGTGACCGAGCACCGGGTGCTGCGCGGTCGCTGCCCGGCGGACGACACGTTCCCGCTGGAGGACCGGACGATCGACGGGGCGGCGACCACGGCCGTGCCGTTCCCCCCGGGCCTGTACCTCGGCGACGTCGCACCCGACGCGTCCGGGGATCCCGCCCGGAACCGCTCACGCATCGAGGAGGGTGTGAGATGA
- a CDS encoding ABC transporter ATP-binding protein: MDRPLTLMRGVIRGADSQSIRRGSIAKGTWPRIWGFVRPYRRWLIGYLALTTVTAVIGVLTPLLAGRVVNTIVAANELPDAARVIIVIAGAIAGMAVLEAVVGLAGRWFSSRLGESLIADLRVAVFRHVQAMPLAFFARTRTGALVSRLNNDVIGAQTAITSTLSTVLANTIQLVLAIAVMLGLAWQVTLLAMLLLPVFVLPARRMGVWLAELRREAAELNATMGNQMTERFSAPGATLVKLFGDPAQEAGVFRGQVARVREIGVRSAMVSRLFVTALQLVSALAQALIYGLGGYLAVTGQIPAGTIVALGLLLTRLYTPMTALANARVDVMTALVAFERVFEVLDLVPSITEPQRPRAVPDGPVDVTLRNVRFTYPNAADVSLASLEEVAVLDQRVNAEVLHGIDLHVHGGGLLALVGTSGAGKSTLASLVPRLHDVGSGAVELSGVDVRDLDFATLRRTVGMVTQDGHLFHDTIGGNLRYAAPDASEAEMTDALHRARLGDLMAALPDGLDTVVGERGYRLSGGERQRLTIARLLLARPRVVILDEATAHLDSESEVAVQEALAEALVGRTAIVIAHRLSTVRAADRIAVLEAGRVVETGTHVELLAAGGRYATLHRTQFAPETAPTVR, from the coding sequence TTGGATCGCCCGCTCACCCTGATGCGCGGGGTCATCCGGGGAGCGGACTCACAGTCCATCCGCCGCGGCTCCATCGCGAAGGGCACCTGGCCCCGGATCTGGGGTTTCGTCCGGCCGTACCGCCGCTGGCTGATCGGCTACCTGGCGCTGACCACGGTCACCGCCGTGATCGGCGTCCTCACCCCGCTGCTGGCCGGCCGGGTGGTCAACACCATCGTCGCCGCGAACGAGCTGCCGGACGCGGCCCGGGTGATCATCGTGATCGCCGGCGCGATCGCCGGGATGGCCGTGCTGGAAGCGGTGGTCGGGCTCGCCGGGCGCTGGTTCTCCTCCCGGCTCGGCGAGAGCCTGATCGCCGACCTGCGGGTCGCGGTGTTCCGGCACGTGCAGGCGATGCCGCTGGCCTTCTTCGCGCGGACCCGCACCGGGGCGCTGGTCAGCAGGCTCAACAACGACGTGATCGGTGCGCAGACGGCGATCACCAGCACGCTGTCCACGGTCCTGGCGAACACCATCCAGCTGGTGCTGGCGATCGCCGTCATGCTCGGCCTGGCCTGGCAGGTCACCCTGCTCGCGATGCTGCTGCTGCCGGTGTTCGTGCTCCCCGCGCGCCGGATGGGTGTCTGGCTGGCCGAGCTGCGCCGGGAGGCGGCCGAGCTCAACGCCACCATGGGCAACCAGATGACCGAGCGGTTCTCCGCGCCCGGCGCCACGCTGGTGAAGCTGTTCGGCGACCCGGCGCAGGAGGCCGGGGTGTTCCGGGGCCAGGTCGCGCGGGTCCGCGAGATCGGCGTCCGCTCGGCGATGGTGTCCCGGCTGTTCGTGACCGCGTTGCAGCTGGTGTCCGCACTCGCCCAGGCGCTGATCTACGGTCTCGGCGGCTACCTCGCGGTGACCGGGCAGATCCCGGCCGGCACCATCGTCGCGCTCGGGCTGCTGCTCACCCGGCTCTACACGCCGATGACGGCGCTGGCCAACGCCAGGGTGGACGTCATGACCGCGCTCGTCGCGTTCGAGCGGGTCTTCGAGGTGCTCGACCTGGTCCCGTCGATCACCGAGCCGCAGCGCCCGCGGGCGGTGCCCGACGGTCCGGTGGACGTCACACTGCGGAACGTCCGGTTCACCTACCCGAACGCCGCCGACGTCTCCCTGGCCTCGCTGGAGGAGGTCGCGGTGCTCGACCAGCGGGTCAACGCAGAGGTGCTGCACGGCATCGACCTGCACGTGCACGGCGGCGGGCTGCTCGCGCTGGTCGGCACCTCCGGCGCGGGCAAGTCGACGCTGGCGAGCCTGGTCCCGCGACTCCACGACGTCGGCTCCGGTGCGGTCGAGCTGTCCGGCGTCGACGTGCGGGACCTGGACTTCGCGACGCTGCGCCGCACCGTCGGCATGGTCACCCAGGACGGGCACCTGTTCCACGACACGATCGGCGGGAACCTGCGCTACGCCGCCCCGGACGCGTCCGAGGCCGAGATGACCGATGCGCTGCACCGGGCCCGGCTCGGCGACCTCATGGCCGCGCTGCCGGACGGGCTGGACACCGTCGTCGGCGAGCGCGGCTACCGGCTCTCCGGCGGCGAACGTCAGCGGCTGACGATCGCCCGGCTGCTGCTGGCCCGGCCGCGGGTGGTGATCCTCGACGAGGCCACCGCGCACCTGGACTCGGAGTCCGAGGTCGCCGTCCAGGAGGCGCTCGCGGAGGCGCTCGTCGGACGGACCGCGATCGTGATCGCGCACCGGCTGTCCACCGTCCGGGCCGCCGACCGGATCGCCGTCCTGGAGGCCGGCCGGGTCGTCGAGACCGGAACCCACGTCGAGCTGCTGGCCGCGGGCGGGCGGTACGCGACCCTGCACCGGACCCAGTTCGCCCCGGAGACCGCACCGACGGTCCGGTGA
- a CDS encoding ABC-F family ATP-binding cassette domain-containing protein, whose amino-acid sequence MITATALELRAGSRILLSGADLRVQPGDRIGLVGRNGAGKTTSMRVLAGEGEPYSGDVRSNSPVGYLPQDPREGDLSVTAKDRVLSARGLDTLLAKMEKAQTAMAELVDGPENEKTVREYGRLEERFSALGGYAAESEAARICTHLGLPDRVLAQPMRTLSGGQRRRVELSRILFAASDGGSQSATTLLLDEPTNHLDADSITWLRSFLQSHEGGLVVISHDTDLLAAVVNKVWFLDATRGEADQYNMDWKRYQEARATDEKRRRRERANAEKKASALHTQAAKMGAKATKAVAAKNMARRADQLLAGLDDERQADRVAKIRFPTPASCGRTPMTAEGLSKAYGSLEVFTGVDLAVDRGAKVVVLGFNGAGKTTLLRVLAGAEDPDAGEVIPGHGLRTGYFAQEHDTLDMDASVWDNIRHASPDAPEQQLRTLLGSFMFTGEQLDQPAGTLSGGERTRLALAGLVSSAANVLLLDEPTNNLDPASREQVLDALRRFEGAVVLVTHDPGAVEALEPDRVIVLPDGTEDHWSADYLELVQLA is encoded by the coding sequence GTGATCACCGCGACCGCCCTCGAACTCCGCGCCGGATCGCGGATCCTGCTCTCCGGGGCGGATCTGCGGGTCCAGCCCGGCGACCGGATCGGCCTGGTCGGCCGCAACGGTGCCGGGAAGACGACCTCGATGCGGGTGCTGGCGGGGGAGGGCGAGCCCTACTCCGGCGACGTCCGCTCCAACTCGCCGGTCGGCTACCTGCCGCAGGACCCGCGGGAGGGCGACCTGTCGGTCACGGCGAAGGACCGGGTGCTCTCCGCCCGCGGCCTCGACACGCTGCTGGCGAAGATGGAGAAGGCCCAGACGGCGATGGCCGAGCTGGTCGACGGCCCGGAGAACGAGAAGACGGTCCGTGAGTACGGCCGGCTGGAGGAGCGGTTCTCGGCGCTCGGCGGGTACGCCGCCGAATCGGAGGCCGCCCGGATCTGCACCCATCTCGGTCTGCCGGACCGGGTGCTGGCCCAGCCGATGCGGACGCTGTCCGGCGGTCAGCGGCGCCGGGTGGAGCTGTCCCGCATCCTGTTCGCGGCCTCCGACGGCGGCTCGCAGTCGGCGACCACGCTGCTGCTCGACGAGCCGACGAACCACCTCGACGCCGACTCGATCACCTGGCTGCGCTCGTTCCTGCAGAGCCACGAGGGCGGCCTCGTGGTGATCAGCCACGACACCGATCTGCTGGCCGCGGTCGTCAACAAGGTGTGGTTCCTCGACGCCACCCGCGGTGAGGCCGACCAGTACAACATGGACTGGAAGCGGTACCAGGAGGCCCGCGCGACCGACGAGAAGCGCCGTCGCCGCGAGCGCGCCAACGCCGAGAAGAAGGCCTCCGCGCTGCACACCCAGGCGGCGAAGATGGGCGCCAAGGCGACCAAGGCCGTCGCGGCGAAGAACATGGCCCGGCGTGCCGACCAGCTCCTGGCCGGTCTCGACGACGAGCGCCAGGCCGACCGGGTCGCCAAGATCCGGTTCCCGACTCCGGCCTCGTGCGGGCGGACCCCGATGACCGCGGAGGGCCTGTCCAAGGCCTACGGGTCGCTGGAGGTGTTCACCGGCGTCGACCTGGCGGTCGACCGTGGGGCGAAGGTCGTGGTTCTGGGCTTCAACGGGGCCGGCAAGACCACCCTGCTGCGGGTGCTCGCCGGGGCCGAGGACCCGGACGCCGGCGAGGTGATCCCCGGGCACGGCCTGCGGACCGGCTACTTCGCCCAGGAGCACGACACCCTCGACATGGACGCGTCGGTCTGGGACAACATCCGGCACGCCTCGCCGGACGCCCCGGAACAGCAGCTCCGCACCCTGCTGGGGTCGTTCATGTTCACCGGTGAGCAGCTCGACCAGCCGGCCGGCACGCTGTCCGGCGGTGAGCGGACGCGGCTCGCGCTGGCCGGGCTGGTGTCGTCCGCGGCGAACGTGCTGCTGCTCGACGAGCCCACGAACAACCTGGACCCGGCGAGCCGCGAGCAGGTGCTCGACGCGCTGCGCCGGTTCGAGGGCGCCGTGGTGCTGGTGACGCACGACCCGGGTGCGGTGGAGGCGCTCGAGCCGGACCGGGTGATCGTGCTGCCGGACGGCACCGAGGACCACTGGTCGGCCGACTACCTCGAGCTCGTCCAGCTGGCCTGA
- a CDS encoding helix-turn-helix domain-containing protein → MAELKKGARITGTQRGKLAADLKKKYEKGASIRSLAEQTGRSYGFVHRVLSETGVTLRGRGGATRTKKK, encoded by the coding sequence ATGGCCGAGCTGAAGAAGGGCGCCCGGATCACCGGGACGCAGCGGGGGAAACTCGCAGCCGACCTGAAGAAGAAGTATGAGAAGGGTGCCAGTATCCGCTCGCTCGCCGAGCAGACCGGCCGGTCGTACGGATTCGTGCACCGCGTCCTCTCCGAGACGGGAGTGACCCTGCGCGGTCGCGGCGGGGCGACCCGCACCAAGAAGAAGTAA
- the egtB gene encoding ergothioneine biosynthesis protein EgtB, translating into MTQSDLTQSDVTRPDVTRSRPGTGPAEPGESPEQLRERVAALLGRSRERSTRLTDLDDGELQAQHSPLMSPLVWDLAHIGSQEELWLVRDVGGREPLRPEIDGLYDAFQHSRSSRVELPLLTPAEARRYVGEVRDKALDVLHRSPMRGRPLERDGFAFGMIVAHEQQHDETMLATHQLRSGARVLDAPAPPRPAAPVDAAAEVPVPAGPFEMGTSAEPWALDNERPAHTVDLAAFVIDAYPVTNGRYTAFVDDGGYDDRRWWTDTGWAHRIAEDLSAPRFWSRDTDGTWWRRRFGAVEPVPADEPVVHVTFHEAQAFARWAGKRLPTEAEWEKAARFDPVTGRSRRFPWGDDEPTAAHANLGQRHLQPAPVGAYPGGASALGVHQMLGDVWEWCDSGWHPYPGFRMFPYPEYSEVFFGGDYAVLRGGSFGTDPSAVRATFRNWDHPIRRQIFSGFRLARDAGPDI; encoded by the coding sequence ATGACCCAGTCCGACCTGACCCAGTCCGACGTGACCCGGCCCGACGTGACCCGGTCCCGGCCCGGGACCGGCCCCGCCGAGCCGGGGGAGAGCCCCGAGCAGCTGCGCGAGCGGGTCGCCGCGCTGCTCGGTCGTTCCCGGGAGCGCAGCACCCGGCTCACCGATCTCGACGACGGCGAGCTGCAGGCACAGCACTCCCCGCTGATGTCGCCGCTGGTCTGGGACCTCGCGCACATCGGCTCCCAGGAGGAGCTGTGGCTGGTGCGCGACGTCGGCGGCCGGGAGCCACTGCGGCCCGAGATCGACGGCCTCTACGACGCGTTCCAGCACTCCCGCTCGTCCCGGGTGGAGCTGCCGCTGCTGACCCCGGCGGAGGCGCGCCGCTACGTCGGCGAGGTCCGGGACAAGGCACTCGACGTGCTGCACCGCAGCCCGATGCGCGGGCGCCCGCTGGAGCGCGACGGCTTCGCCTTCGGGATGATCGTCGCGCACGAGCAGCAGCACGACGAGACCATGCTGGCCACCCACCAGCTCCGCTCCGGGGCCCGGGTGCTCGACGCCCCCGCGCCGCCGCGCCCGGCCGCGCCGGTCGACGCCGCGGCCGAGGTGCCGGTGCCGGCGGGCCCGTTCGAGATGGGCACCTCGGCCGAGCCGTGGGCGCTGGACAACGAGCGGCCCGCGCACACCGTCGACCTGGCCGCCTTCGTGATCGACGCCTATCCGGTCACGAACGGCCGGTACACCGCGTTCGTCGACGACGGCGGCTACGACGACCGCCGCTGGTGGACCGACACCGGCTGGGCGCACCGGATCGCCGAGGACCTGAGCGCGCCGCGGTTCTGGTCCCGCGACACCGACGGGACGTGGTGGCGGCGCCGGTTCGGTGCCGTCGAGCCGGTCCCGGCCGACGAGCCGGTCGTGCACGTGACGTTCCACGAGGCGCAGGCGTTCGCCCGCTGGGCCGGGAAGCGGTTGCCGACCGAGGCGGAGTGGGAGAAGGCCGCCCGGTTCGATCCGGTGACCGGGCGCTCGCGGCGTTTCCCGTGGGGCGACGACGAGCCGACCGCCGCACACGCGAACCTGGGACAGCGGCACCTGCAGCCCGCGCCGGTCGGGGCGTACCCGGGCGGTGCCTCGGCGCTGGGCGTGCACCAGATGCTCGGCGACGTCTGGGAGTGGTGCGACTCGGGCTGGCACCCGTATCCCGGGTTCCGGATGTTCCCGTACCCGGAGTACTCCGAGGTCTTCTTCGGCGGTGACTACGCGGTGCTCCGCGGCGGCTCGTTCGGCACCGATCCGTCGGCGGTCCGGGCGACGTTCCGCAACTGGGACCATCCGATCCGCAGGCAGATCTTCTCCGGGTTCCGGCTCGCCCGCGACGCCGGCCCCGACATCTGA